Genomic window (Candidatus Obscuribacterales bacterium):
TGTATGGAGATCCGCAGTGCCATGGCTAGGACAGTAGCTTTAGGGAGGGTGCCATGCTGTCTAAAGCGTCATCGAAGGAAGCAGCATCGTCTAGGGTTTCACGGCGAGCAAAGGGGGACGGTAGGGATCCGTCATCTTCCTGATGTTGCTGAAGGTGATTGAGGGTATCAATGAAGTCTTGGATACCCTGAAATTGACGATATACGGAGGCAAATCGAATATAGGCAACCTCGTTAAAACGCTGCAACCGTTGCAGAACTAGGTCACCAATTTCAGTGCTTAAGACTTCGCGGGCAGCTTGCAGTTGCAGTTCTGACTCTAGTTCATCGACGAAATTCTCGATCTGTTCAGCCGAGACACCAGTTTT
Coding sequences:
- the nrdR gene encoding transcriptional regulator NrdR; this translates as MRCPFCQFTNNRVLESRAAESGQSVRRRRECLRCGRRFTTYERIEFVPITVVKRDGDRESFDRSKVLRGIVHACEKTGVSAEQIENFVDELESELQLQAAREVLSTEIGDLVLQRLQRFNEVAYIRFASVYRQFQGIQDFIDTLNHLQQHQEDDGSLPSPFARRETLDDAASFDDALDSMAPSLKLLS